One genomic region from Halorussus rarus encodes:
- a CDS encoding DUF7553 family protein has translation MNKHFEDAWYYARRAGGHLGRGLREELRPVERRLRKAAGREREEPTRTERWRTELKRTEDAAATRARSALRAARRRV, from the coding sequence ATGAACAAGCACTTCGAGGACGCCTGGTACTACGCCCGACGCGCGGGCGGCCACCTCGGCCGCGGCCTGCGCGAGGAACTCCGACCGGTCGAGCGACGACTCCGGAAGGCCGCCGGCCGCGAGCGCGAGGAACCGACCCGCACCGAGCGGTGGCGCACCGAACTGAAACGGACCGAGGACGCGGCCGCGACCCGGGCGCGAAGCGCGCTTCGCGCGGCGCGGCGGCGAGTGTAG